The region TAAATTTGCAAAAACTTTACGAGAATATGGATTATTTTCAACTTTTCCGTTATAGCAGTTTAGTGCTTTATAATCCCAACCATGTTTATTAATGCAATTTCTTAGTATCATTGCTCCCATTTGAATGTTTGTTTCTGGCTTATATAGGTCATCAATGCTTAAATTTTTAGCTTTTAACGTTGTTTCATGAATTGAATTAATCTGCATCAACCCATAATCTATTGAGCCATTGTTGTTAATATTCTTTGCATTATTGGTAAAGTTACTCTCTGTTTTTGCTATAGCCCAAAGAAGTATCGGAGGGATATTAAACTCTTTGCCAAATTTATAAAAGAGCTTATTGTATCTACTTTCATTAGCATTGGGTATAGCTGAAACATTTGTCGCTATTATAGATAATGATAATATAATAATAAATAGTTTTTTATAGTATTTTATTATTTTAAATTGTTTTAAAAATT is a window of Campylobacter concisus DNA encoding:
- a CDS encoding lytic transglycosylase domain-containing protein, translating into MKFLKQFKIIKYYKKLFIIILSLSIIATNVSAIPNANESRYNKLFYKFGKEFNIPPILLWAIAKTESNFTNNAKNINNNGSIDYGLMQINSIHETTLKAKNLSIDDLYKPETNIQMGAMILRNCINKHGWDYKALNCYNGKVENNPYSRKVFANLRTLKQARRVIK